Genomic segment of Streptomyces zhihengii:
CCAACGAGAGCGGCACCGCCCGCTCCGGCTGGACCCTGGAGTTCGACCTGCCCGCCGGCACCGCCATCGGGTCCCTGTGGAACGGCGAGCACACCGTGGAGGGCCGGCACGTCACCGTGAAGCCCGCGAGCTGGAACGCCCGGCTCGCCCCCGGCGCCTCGGTCACCGTCGGCTTCGTGACCACCTCGGCGGCAACGGCGGCCGACCCGGAGTCCTGCCGCATCGACGGCGCCGCCTGCTCGGCCGGCGGCGGGACGACCCCCGAGCCGACCGGCCGCCCCACCGGGCAGCCCACGACCGCGCCCACCCCCACGCCCACCCCGTCCGCGTCCACGCCCGCCCCCACCGCGACCCCGGCTCCCACGCCGACCGCGCCCGGCGGCGGCGGGCGGTTCGCGCCCTACGTCGACACCTCGCTCCACCCGGCGTACGACCTGCTGGACACCGCCGCGCGGACCGGCGTCGACGAGTTCACCCTCGCCTTCGTCACCTCCGGCGGCGGCTGCGCCCCGCTGTGGGGCGGGGTCACCCCGCTCGGCGAGGACAAGGTCGCCGCGCAGATCCCCGCGCTGCGGGCGAAGGGCGGCGACGTCCGGGTCTCCTTCGGCGGCGCGGCCGGCCGTGAGCTCGCCCTCAACTGCTCCTCGGCCGGGGAGCTGGCCCGGGCGTACGGGGCCGTCGTCGACACCTACCGGCTCACCGAGGTCGACTTCGACGTGGAGGGCGCCGCCCTGTCCGACACCGCGGCCAACACCCGCCGCTCGCAGGCCATCGCCCTGCTCCAGAAGTCCCACCCGGGCCTGGACGTCTCCTTCACCCTGCCCGTCATGCCCGAGGGCCTCACCCAGCCCGGCGTCGACCTGCTCGCCGACGCGAAGCGCTCCGGCGTGCGCGTCGGCGCGGTCAACATCATGGCCATGGACTACGGGCCCGCCTACAGCGGTGACATGGGCGGGTACGCGATCTCCGCGGCGACGGCCACCCAGGCCCAGCTCAAGGGCGTGCTGGGGCTCGGGGACACCGAGGCGTGGCAGACGGTCGCCGTCACCCCGATGATCGGCGTCAACGACGTGGTGACGGAGGTCTTCACCGTCGAGGACGCGGCCGAGCTGGTGCGGTTCGCCGCGTCGAAGGACCTGGCGTGGCTGGCCATGTGGTCCGGCACCCGGGACAAGCAGTGCCCGGAAGGGGCGAAGCCGGCCGCAGACGCGACCTGCAGCTCCGTCCTCCAGGAGCCGCTGGCCTTCACCAAGGCGTTCGCCGCCTACCGGTAGCCCCCTCCGAGCCACCCGCCGCCACCCCCCTCGCGCCCCGGTCGGACCCCCACCCGGCCGGGGCGCGCCCGCGGCCCCGGGCGTCAGCCCTTGACGGCGCCCTGCATGATGCCGCCGACGATCTGCCGGCCGAAGAGCACGAACGCCAGCAGCAGCGGCAGCGTGCCGAGCAGCGCGCCGGCCATGATGACCGACTGGTCGGGCACGTAGCCCCGGCCGAGGCCGGTCAGGGCGACCTGCACCGTCGGATTGCCGCTCTGGGTGAGGGCGACGACGGGCCAGAAGAAGTCGTTCCACGCCATCACGAACGTCAGCATCCCGAGCACCGCCATCGCGGGCCGCGCGGCCGGGAAGACGATGTGCCACACCACCCTCAGGCTGCTCGCCCCGTCCACCCGGGCCGCCTCGATCAGCTCGCCGGGCAGCGCCTCCATCAGGTACTGGCGCATGAAGAACACCCCGAACGCGCTGACCAGGCCCGGCAGGATCACGGCCTGGAGCTGGTCGGTCCAGCGCAGTTCGGCGATCAGCATGTACAGCGGCACCACGCTGAGCTGGGGCGGCACCATCATCGTGCCGACGACCAGGACGAGCAGGGTGTTCTTCAGCCGGAAGCGCAGCTTGGCGAAGGCGAACCCGGCGAGCGTGGCGAACAGCACCGTGCCGGCGGCGGTGCAGGAGGCCACCACCGTCGTGTTGAGGAGGGCGCTGCCCAGGTTGGCGTCCTGCCAGGCGATCTCCAGGTTCCCGAGCAGGTTCCTGCCGAACCACAGCGGCGGCGGGGTCTGGGCGAGGCGGGTGTTGTTGCGGGAGGCGGCGATCGCCGTCCACACCAGCGGGAACAGGGACCCGGCGGTGAACAGGACCAGGACGGCGGTGGCGATCCTGCCGCCGCGCGGACGCCGTCCGGCGCGGGAGGCGTCGGTCATGGTGCGGCCCTTCATGTGCTCTTGCCCAGACGGCGGGCGATCAGCCAGTTCACGGCGCCGACCACCAGCAGGAGGAGGAACATCGCCCAGGCGATGGCCGACGCCCGCCCCAGGTGCAGATTCACCCAGCCCTGCTCGTACAGGTACAGGCCGAGCGTCTGGTACTGGTGGTCCGCGCCGCCCGTCGCGCCGGCGGCGCCGTTGAACAGCAGCGGCTCGCCGAAGAGCTGGGTGGCGCCGATGGTCGAGACGACGCAGGTGAACAGGATCGTGTGGCGCAGCGAGGGCACCGTCACATGCAGGAACTGCCGCAGCCGGGACGCACCGTCGAGCTCGGCCGACTCGTAGAGGTCGCGCGGGATCGCCTGCATCGCGGCGAGGTAGATCAGCGCGTTGTAGCCGGTCCAGCGCCAGATCACGATGGTGGACACGGCGAGCTGCGAGGTCCACTGCCCGTTCTGCCAGTCGACGGCGTCGAACCCGGCGAGCCCGAGGACCCAGTTGATCATTCCGTAGTCACGCCCGAAGAGCAGCGCGAAGACGAGCGTGGCCGCGGCGACCGAGGTCGCGTACGGGGTCAGCACCGCGACCCGGAAGAACGCCGAGCCGCGCAGCCGGTGGTGGAGCAGATGGGCGAGGCCGAGGGCGATCAGCAACTGCGGCACGGTCGACATCAGCCCGATGGTGACCGTGTTGCGCAGCGCGTTCCAGAAGAAGTCGTCGTGCAGCAGGCGGGAGAAGTTGCGCAGCCCGACCCACTCCATCTCGGTCGGCGCGGTCAGCTCCACCCGGTGCAGGGAGGCCCAGCCGGTGTACAGCAGCGGGAAGAGGCCGAAGGCGAGGAAGAACACGAAGAACGGGGCGACGAAGGCGTACGGGCTCCACCTGAGGTCGCGTCGGTGGCGGCGCGAACGCCGCTCGGTGGCATGGCTCGTCACGGGTCACAGGTCCAGGGCGTTGTCGATGGTCTTCACGGCCGCGTCCCAGCCCTGCCGGGGCGTGCGGCCCTTCTGGTCGACCTGGAGCATGCCGACGTCGGACAGGTTCTGCTGGATGATCAGGTCCTTGGGGCCCACGGTCTGCACGGGGACGTCCCGGGCGGCCCGGGAGTAGATCCGGCCGATGGGCGCGTCGCCGAAGTACGGGTGGGTGGCGCCGGCCACGGCCGGCAGGCCGTAGGCCGCGCCCGCGCTCGGGAAGCTGCCGCGTTCGGCGAACAGCCGGGCCTGCTGGGCGGGCGCGGTCAGCCAGGCGGCCAGCTTCGCGGCCTCCCGGGGGTGGGCGCCCGCCTTGGGCACGACGAGGAACGAGCCGCCCCAGTTGCCGGGCCGCGGCGCGGCGGCCACGTCCCACTTGTCCTCGCCGGCCCGGCCCGCCTTGTCCTGGATGTAGCCGAGCATCCACGCCGGGCAGGACACGGTGGCGAACCTGCCGTTGGCGAAGCCCTGGTCCCAGGCCGGGGTGAACTGCTGGAGCCGCGCGGTGAGCCGCTCGCCCGCGAAGGAGGCGGCCAGGTCCCAGGCGTCGCGGACGGCCGGGTTGGTCTTGTAGACGACCTCGCCGTCCTCGTCGTAGAAGCGCACCGGGCTGCTGCCCAGCACCGCGTTGAGCACCCCGGACGCGGAGTCGGTGAAGACGGTGCCCTCCGGCGCGTGCTCGCGGTAGCGCTTCCCCGCCTCCAGGTACTTCGCCCAGTCGCCCGCCCAGAGCCTGCCGACGGCCTCGCGGTCGGTGGGCAGCCCGGCCTTCGCGTACAGGTCCTTGCGGTAGCAGATGCCCTGCGGTCCGATGTCGGTGCCGAGGCCGACCGTCCGCCCGTCGCCGGTGGTGGCCTGGGCCCACTTCCAGTCCAGGAAGTCCGCCCGGCGCACGCCGTCGGTCCGGGACAGGTCCACCAGCCGGTCCGCCTGGGTGGCGGTGATCTCGGCGATGTTGTTGACCTCGACCGCCTGGATGTCGGCGAGGCCGCTGCCGCTGCCGAGGTGGGTCAGGAGCTGGGGGTAGTAGTTCTCGTTCCGCTGGATCGAGGTCTGCCGGATGTGGATGCCGGGGTTCTGGCGCATGTACTCGTCGTAGAGGCCGGCCTCCTGGAGACCGAAGGCGCCGTAGACGCCGACCGTGATCACGGTCTTCCCCTCGGCGTTCCCGCCACCGGTGTGGGCGCGTGCCCGCGGGGGCTCGGCGGGGTCGTCGGCGCAGCCGGACAGGAGTCCGGCGGTGAGTGCGGCGACGGCCACGAGGACGGCGGCCCTGCGCATGCGGCCTCCCCATTTCCTGAACGGTGCTGCGCCCCGGGCCCGGCCCGCGCGTCGGCGGGGGCGGGTGCCACGAGGGGCGGTGATGTACGAACGAACGCGTATGAGTATGTACCGAAAGGTTGGGAGCGCTCCCATTCGTCCCGGCGCGTGGCTCCGCACCCCCGACACGTTATGTTCTCGGCCTGGGAAGTCTGGGGGAGGGGCGGACACGATGGCTGTGACGAACAGGACGGGTCACGCCGGGCGCGGCACCGGCAGGCCCACGCTGGAGCAGGTGGCCGCCCACGCGGGCGTCGGCCGGGGCACGGTCTCGCGGGTGATCAACGGCTCCCCCCGGGTGAGCGAGGAGACCCGCAGTCTGGTCGAGGCGGCCATCGCCGAGCTGGGCTACGTGCCGAACCGGGCGGCCCGCGCCCTCGCCGCGAACCGCACGGACGCCGTCGCGCTGGTGGTGCCCGAGTCGCAGGACCGGTTCTTCTCCGAGCCGTACTTCTCGCACATCGTGCGCGGGGCCGGGGCGGGGCTGGCCGGCACCGGGATGCAGCTCCTGCTGACGCTGGCGCCCCAGGGGCGTGAGCGGGACACGCTGGCCCAGTACCTGGCCGCCGACCGGGTGGACGGCGTGCTGCTCGTCTCCGTGCACGCGGGCGACCCGCTCCCGGACCAGCTCGCAGCGCTGTCGGTGCCGGTGGTGATCAGCGGCCGCCGCTCGGCGGACGAGCCCCTCGCCGCGGTCGACTCCGACAACTTCGAGGGCGCCCGCGAGGCCGTCGCCCATCTCGCCGCCCGGGGCCGGCGCACCGTCGCCACGATCACCGGTCCGCTGGACGTGTACGGCG
This window contains:
- a CDS encoding carbohydrate ABC transporter permease; its protein translation is MTSHATERRSRRHRRDLRWSPYAFVAPFFVFFLAFGLFPLLYTGWASLHRVELTAPTEMEWVGLRNFSRLLHDDFFWNALRNTVTIGLMSTVPQLLIALGLAHLLHHRLRGSAFFRVAVLTPYATSVAAATLVFALLFGRDYGMINWVLGLAGFDAVDWQNGQWTSQLAVSTIVIWRWTGYNALIYLAAMQAIPRDLYESAELDGASRLRQFLHVTVPSLRHTILFTCVVSTIGATQLFGEPLLFNGAAGATGGADHQYQTLGLYLYEQGWVNLHLGRASAIAWAMFLLLLVVGAVNWLIARRLGKST
- a CDS encoding glycoside hydrolase family 18 protein; the encoded protein is MGTTRHRRTTVRTKAVGAIVAAAVVGGAAFALAGTAQAAAVGAAYTRTSAWDGGYTGQYVVTNESGTARSGWTLEFDLPAGTAIGSLWNGEHTVEGRHVTVKPASWNARLAPGASVTVGFVTTSAATAADPESCRIDGAACSAGGGTTPEPTGRPTGQPTTAPTPTPTPSASTPAPTATPAPTPTAPGGGGRFAPYVDTSLHPAYDLLDTAARTGVDEFTLAFVTSGGGCAPLWGGVTPLGEDKVAAQIPALRAKGGDVRVSFGGAAGRELALNCSSAGELARAYGAVVDTYRLTEVDFDVEGAALSDTAANTRRSQAIALLQKSHPGLDVSFTLPVMPEGLTQPGVDLLADAKRSGVRVGAVNIMAMDYGPAYSGDMGGYAISAATATQAQLKGVLGLGDTEAWQTVAVTPMIGVNDVVTEVFTVEDAAELVRFAASKDLAWLAMWSGTRDKQCPEGAKPAADATCSSVLQEPLAFTKAFAAYR
- a CDS encoding LacI family DNA-binding transcriptional regulator; translated protein: MAVTNRTGHAGRGTGRPTLEQVAAHAGVGRGTVSRVINGSPRVSEETRSLVEAAIAELGYVPNRAARALAANRTDAVALVVPESQDRFFSEPYFSHIVRGAGAGLAGTGMQLLLTLAPQGRERDTLAQYLAADRVDGVLLVSVHAGDPLPDQLAALSVPVVISGRRSADEPLAAVDSDNFEGAREAVAHLAARGRRTVATITGPLDVYGAQRRLDGYRSAVAGAGLDADPRLTAEADFSEEGGRRAMRALLDGRPDLDAVFAASDVMAAGARATLREAGRRVPEDVALVGFDDSAVARHMDPPLTSVRQPIEEMGRTMARVLLDEIATPSAPPRRPRIVLPTRLVVRESS
- a CDS encoding ABC transporter substrate-binding protein; the protein is MRRAAVLVAVAALTAGLLSGCADDPAEPPRARAHTGGGNAEGKTVITVGVYGAFGLQEAGLYDEYMRQNPGIHIRQTSIQRNENYYPQLLTHLGSGSGLADIQAVEVNNIAEITATQADRLVDLSRTDGVRRADFLDWKWAQATTGDGRTVGLGTDIGPQGICYRKDLYAKAGLPTDREAVGRLWAGDWAKYLEAGKRYREHAPEGTVFTDSASGVLNAVLGSSPVRFYDEDGEVVYKTNPAVRDAWDLAASFAGERLTARLQQFTPAWDQGFANGRFATVSCPAWMLGYIQDKAGRAGEDKWDVAAAPRPGNWGGSFLVVPKAGAHPREAAKLAAWLTAPAQQARLFAERGSFPSAGAAYGLPAVAGATHPYFGDAPIGRIYSRAARDVPVQTVGPKDLIIQQNLSDVGMLQVDQKGRTPRQGWDAAVKTIDNALDL
- a CDS encoding carbohydrate ABC transporter permease, translated to MTDASRAGRRPRGGRIATAVLVLFTAGSLFPLVWTAIAASRNNTRLAQTPPPLWFGRNLLGNLEIAWQDANLGSALLNTTVVASCTAAGTVLFATLAGFAFAKLRFRLKNTLLVLVVGTMMVPPQLSVVPLYMLIAELRWTDQLQAVILPGLVSAFGVFFMRQYLMEALPGELIEAARVDGASSLRVVWHIVFPAARPAMAVLGMLTFVMAWNDFFWPVVALTQSGNPTVQVALTGLGRGYVPDQSVIMAGALLGTLPLLLAFVLFGRQIVGGIMQGAVKG